From the Solibacillus sp. FSL R5-0449 genome, one window contains:
- a CDS encoding ASCH domain-containing protein has protein sequence MNQIEAYWRYFCVSEGMKNIRYKEAFQFGEKADWLAGLVVDGTKTATCSSYPLYELEGENLPEVGDYQIVLNSLDVPVAIIQSYSIDIYPFNEVPIDFALAEGEGTYEQWKEAHIAFFSKELSKQGLEFTEQMLTVCDRFKKVFPK, from the coding sequence ATGAATCAAATCGAAGCATATTGGCGGTATTTTTGTGTTTCTGAAGGTATGAAAAATATTCGTTATAAGGAAGCGTTTCAATTCGGTGAAAAGGCGGATTGGCTTGCAGGACTTGTTGTAGACGGTACTAAAACAGCAACTTGTTCAAGCTATCCGTTATATGAACTCGAAGGAGAAAATTTACCGGAAGTCGGGGATTACCAAATTGTATTAAATAGTCTCGATGTACCAGTTGCGATTATCCAGTCCTATTCTATTGATATTTACCCGTTCAATGAAGTGCCAATAGATTTTGCACTTGCAGAAGGAGAAGGTACTTATGAGCAGTGGAAGGAAGCGCATATTGCATTTTTTAGTAAAGAACTTTCTAAACAAGGCCTGGAATTTACCGAACAAATGCTAACAGTGTGTGACCGCTTTAAAAAAGTTTTTCCTAAATAA
- a CDS encoding LTA synthase family protein, producing the protein MKNLVKNKSLVNNFLGIFVLAVLMLWAKTYITQVTQFKLGVEGPLQQFLLLINPLGSAVLFLAVAFLFKGKRKLTALIIIYTLMTFLLFANAVYYRFFSDFITLPTVSQTQNFGDLGGSVLTLLKPTDLLFFVDIFVLIYIRFSKKINFQSGKIGFKMPAAVIAAAIVLSIVNLQLAEADRPDLLSRGFDRSYIVKYLGMYNYTIYDSVKTYEASAERASADSSDIAEIINYTNSFSAQPNENYFGKAKDMNVIYLHLESMQSFLIDYELDGEQVTPFLNSLVNNENTMYFDNFYHQTAQGKTSDAEFMLENSLFGLPQGSAFITKGQNTFEAAPSLLKDYGYTSAVFHGNNGSFWNRNIIYNQFGYDEFFDEGSYDTTDSKNMAEYGLMDKPFFEQSESLLETLPEPFYTKFITVAHHFPYKIDQDLTTIGKATTGDTSVDNYFQTARYADEAIEEFFAYLKESGLYENTMIVMYGDHYGISDNHNKAMEQIIGEEVTPVVNADLQRVPLFIHVPGMEEGGVNHTYGGQIDLLPTVLHLLGVETKNNIHFGTDLLSEEHSEIVPFRNGNFVSPTIYSLDGKYYDPKTGEALDESKLETADKLKAMVEEKLHYSDKVVNGDLLRFHSTDGSIND; encoded by the coding sequence GTGAAAAACTTAGTAAAAAATAAAAGCTTAGTAAACAATTTTCTCGGGATTTTCGTTCTTGCTGTTTTAATGCTTTGGGCGAAAACCTACATTACACAAGTAACGCAGTTTAAGTTGGGCGTAGAAGGACCACTCCAGCAGTTTCTTTTATTAATTAACCCATTAGGTTCTGCGGTACTATTTTTAGCAGTTGCTTTCCTGTTTAAAGGAAAAAGAAAGCTGACTGCATTGATCATCATCTATACTTTGATGACATTTCTATTATTTGCAAATGCTGTATATTATCGTTTCTTCAGCGATTTTATTACGCTTCCAACAGTTTCTCAAACACAAAACTTTGGGGATTTGGGCGGCAGTGTATTAACATTATTAAAACCAACTGATTTATTATTTTTTGTAGATATTTTTGTATTGATTTATATTCGTTTTTCAAAGAAAATTAATTTCCAATCCGGTAAAATCGGATTCAAAATGCCTGCAGCAGTTATAGCGGCGGCAATTGTATTATCTATTGTCAACTTGCAATTAGCGGAAGCGGACCGCCCGGATTTATTGAGCCGTGGCTTTGACCGCAGTTATATTGTGAAATACTTAGGTATGTACAATTATACAATCTATGATTCAGTTAAAACGTATGAGGCATCTGCAGAACGTGCTTCGGCAGACAGCAGTGATATTGCGGAAATTATTAACTATACTAATTCATTTTCTGCTCAGCCAAACGAGAATTACTTCGGTAAAGCAAAAGATATGAACGTGATTTATTTGCATCTGGAATCTATGCAGTCATTTTTAATCGATTATGAACTTGATGGCGAACAAGTAACACCGTTTTTAAACTCATTAGTTAATAACGAAAACACGATGTATTTCGATAACTTTTATCATCAAACAGCACAGGGTAAAACATCCGATGCTGAATTTATGCTAGAAAATTCATTGTTCGGTTTACCACAAGGTTCTGCCTTTATTACAAAAGGTCAAAATACGTTTGAAGCCGCACCGTCATTATTAAAAGACTATGGCTATACGTCTGCTGTGTTCCACGGGAATAACGGCAGCTTCTGGAACCGAAATATTATTTACAACCAATTTGGCTATGACGAGTTTTTTGACGAAGGTTCTTATGATACAACCGATTCTAAAAACATGGCAGAGTACGGTTTAATGGATAAGCCATTCTTCGAGCAATCGGAAAGCTTGCTTGAAACATTGCCAGAGCCGTTCTATACAAAATTCATTACGGTTGCCCATCACTTCCCGTACAAGATCGACCAGGATTTAACGACGATCGGTAAGGCGACAACTGGCGATACAAGTGTCGATAATTATTTCCAGACAGCTCGATACGCCGATGAAGCGATTGAAGAGTTCTTTGCGTACTTAAAAGAATCCGGTCTTTATGAAAATACAATGATCGTGATGTACGGTGACCATTACGGTATTTCCGATAACCACAATAAAGCGATGGAACAAATTATTGGTGAAGAAGTTACACCTGTTGTGAACGCTGATTTACAGCGTGTACCGTTGTTTATTCATGTACCAGGCATGGAAGAAGGTGGCGTAAACCATACGTATGGCGGCCAAATTGACCTTCTTCCGACAGTACTGCATTTACTTGGTGTAGAAACGAAAAATAATATTCATTTTGGGACAGACCTTCTTTCTGAAGAACATAGCGAAATCGTTCCGTTCAGAAACGGTAATTTTGTCAGCCCGACGATTTATTCATTGGACGGCAAATATTACGATCCGAAAACAGGCGAAGCGCTTGATGAATCAAAACTAGAGACAGCAGATAAATTAAAAGCGATGGTAGAGGAAAAACTTCACTATTCCGACAAAGTCGTAAATGGGGATTTATTGCGCTTCCATTCCACAGACGGAAGTATAAATGATTAA
- a CDS encoding thiolase family protein encodes MREAVIVAATRTPVGRRNGVLAEVRADDLAADVLEDVVKRAGIEKELVEDIIFGCVTQTLEQGGNIARIAALMAGFPIEVPGVTIDRQCGSSLQAVHFAAQAIIAGDMDIVIAGGIESMSRVPMGSNMEGTRKSDRIKKYELIHQGLSAERIAEQWQLSEQEINEYSVLSQQRAIQAIESGYFDDEIVAIGNVATDEGPRPGTTVEVLEGLRKLFKEDGVISAGTSSQMSDGASAVLIMSSEKAQELGVKPMAKIIARTVVGSDPTLMLTGPIEATKRVLEKANLTIADMDTYEVNEAFAPVPIVWAKELGADLEKLNPDGGAIALGHPLGATGTKLLTTMLYRMERNNQRYGLLAICEGMGMANATIIERI; translated from the coding sequence ATGAGAGAAGCCGTAATCGTCGCTGCAACACGAACACCGGTAGGCAGAAGAAATGGTGTGTTGGCAGAAGTACGGGCAGATGATCTAGCTGCAGATGTACTGGAGGATGTAGTAAAGCGTGCGGGAATCGAAAAGGAACTCGTGGAGGACATTATTTTTGGCTGTGTTACCCAAACATTGGAGCAAGGCGGAAATATTGCACGAATTGCCGCATTGATGGCAGGCTTTCCGATTGAAGTGCCCGGTGTCACGATTGACCGGCAATGCGGCTCGAGTTTACAGGCAGTGCATTTTGCGGCGCAAGCGATTATCGCAGGGGATATGGATATTGTAATCGCGGGTGGGATCGAAAGCATGAGCCGTGTACCGATGGGGTCGAATATGGAGGGCACGCGGAAAAGTGACCGTATTAAAAAATATGAGCTGATTCACCAAGGGTTATCCGCTGAGCGTATTGCTGAACAATGGCAGTTATCAGAGCAGGAGATTAATGAATATTCTGTGCTGAGCCAGCAGCGGGCCATTCAAGCAATTGAATCCGGTTATTTTGATGATGAGATTGTAGCGATCGGTAATGTAGCTACTGATGAGGGCCCAAGACCGGGAACGACTGTCGAAGTTCTGGAAGGTTTAAGAAAGCTGTTTAAAGAAGACGGAGTGATTTCTGCAGGAACTTCATCACAAATGAGTGATGGTGCATCAGCTGTACTCATTATGTCGAGTGAAAAAGCGCAGGAACTTGGTGTGAAACCAATGGCGAAAATCATTGCACGTACGGTTGTAGGATCTGACCCGACACTGATGCTGACAGGTCCAATAGAAGCGACAAAACGTGTCCTGGAAAAAGCAAACTTAACGATAGCGGATATGGATACGTATGAAGTGAATGAAGCTTTTGCCCCGGTACCGATTGTTTGGGCAAAAGAGCTTGGCGCGGATTTGGAAAAACTGAATCCCGACGGTGGTGCAATTGCGTTAGGTCATCCACTTGGTGCAACAGGTACAAAATTATTGACGACGATGCTTTACCGCATGGAGCGTAATAACCAGCGCTACGGTTTGCTTGCAATTTGTGAAGGTATGGGCATGGCCAATGCAACAATTATTGAGAGAATTTAA
- a CDS encoding acyl-CoA dehydrogenase family protein: MNKTLAKTRKASRAFFNNDHIMFRESLRKFVEKEIDPYFTQWEHDRIVPRELWTKLGSQGFLCPSVEEKYGGMGLDFIFDIVLSEELSKVGGGLSGIGLHSNVVTPYITSFGTEEQKMKYLPKFVSGEWISAIAMTEPGAGSDLQKMTTTAVKDGDDYIVNGQKTFITNGILSDVIIIACKTDPKAVPAHNGVSLLIIERGMEGFSRGRKLDKVGMHSQDTAELIFENVRVPAENLLGEEGKGFLYLMQKLQQERLLTAVGAITAAKDMLDLTLQYVKEREAFGKPIGKFQNTQFTLAEIATQVQIGQTFVDDLIIRHMEGQDIVTEVSMAKWWITDMARKISVECMQLHGGYGYMEEYKIARRFRDIAVTPIFAGSNEIMKVIIAKNLGL, encoded by the coding sequence ATGAATAAAACATTGGCGAAAACTAGAAAAGCTTCCCGTGCGTTTTTTAATAATGATCATATTATGTTCCGTGAATCTCTAAGAAAATTTGTGGAAAAAGAGATTGATCCATATTTTACACAATGGGAGCATGATCGCATCGTTCCGCGTGAACTTTGGACAAAGTTGGGGAGTCAGGGGTTCTTATGTCCAAGCGTCGAGGAAAAGTACGGCGGAATGGGCTTGGATTTTATTTTTGATATTGTGTTATCTGAAGAATTGTCAAAAGTCGGTGGCGGTTTAAGCGGCATTGGTTTGCACAGTAATGTCGTAACGCCATATATCACTTCTTTTGGAACAGAAGAACAGAAGATGAAGTATCTTCCGAAGTTTGTAAGCGGTGAATGGATTTCAGCCATTGCCATGACAGAGCCTGGTGCGGGTTCGGACTTACAAAAAATGACGACAACGGCCGTTAAAGATGGCGACGACTATATTGTGAACGGTCAAAAAACGTTTATTACGAACGGAATACTTTCCGATGTCATCATCATCGCTTGTAAAACAGATCCAAAAGCGGTACCTGCACATAACGGAGTAAGCTTATTAATTATTGAAAGAGGGATGGAAGGTTTCTCGCGCGGCAGAAAATTAGACAAGGTTGGCATGCATAGCCAGGATACAGCAGAGCTTATTTTTGAAAACGTACGGGTTCCGGCGGAAAACCTTCTTGGTGAAGAAGGAAAAGGATTCTTGTATTTAATGCAAAAATTACAGCAAGAGCGTCTTCTGACAGCAGTAGGGGCGATTACTGCAGCAAAAGATATGCTCGACTTGACGCTGCAATATGTTAAAGAGCGTGAGGCGTTTGGCAAACCGATTGGTAAATTCCAAAATACACAATTTACACTGGCTGAAATTGCAACACAAGTACAAATCGGCCAAACATTTGTGGATGATTTAATCATCCGACACATGGAAGGTCAGGATATCGTGACAGAAGTATCAATGGCCAAATGGTGGATAACGGATATGGCCCGGAAAATTTCCGTAGAGTGCATGCAATTACATGGCGGCTACGGATATATGGAAGAATACAAGATTGCGAGACGATTCCGTGATATTGCGGTTACACCAATTTTCGCCGGTTCCAACGAAATTATGAAGGTCATTATTGCCAAAAATCTAGGACTGTAA
- a CDS encoding thiolase family protein has translation MKNAVIIDSVRTAVGRMGETLKDVEVDYLAAKVLDEITVRTGIDKSKVDEVIIGQAKQSTDSPNLARLALLRAGFPIEITGYTVHRQCGSGLQAMNSGAQQIMCGLSDIIIAGGAESMSTAPYYLRNVRYGYGAGNGEILDSNTESQPRAQPIETYGALTMGMTAENLAVKYSISRSEQDEFALRSQENAKRAIESGLFADQIVPFEVKTKKGSVEFKVDEHPRETTFEKLSQLKPVFKENGTVTAGNTSGRNDGAGVIILMSEEAAAQYDKKPKAKIIAQAVAGVSPEIMGIGPAPATRKALKMANLTLDQIGLIELNEAFAAQSLAVIKELGMDVNRVNVNGGAIALGHPIGGTGGVLMTKLLHEMERRGEKYGLVTFCIGGGLGITTIVENMQL, from the coding sequence ATGAAAAATGCCGTAATAATAGACTCTGTACGTACAGCGGTCGGTCGCATGGGCGAGACATTGAAAGATGTGGAAGTAGATTATCTCGCGGCAAAAGTGTTGGACGAAATTACAGTTCGTACCGGAATCGACAAAAGTAAAGTCGATGAAGTCATTATCGGACAAGCGAAGCAAAGTACAGACTCACCCAATCTGGCACGCTTAGCCCTATTACGTGCAGGCTTTCCTATTGAAATTACAGGTTATACCGTTCACCGGCAGTGCGGATCAGGTCTGCAGGCGATGAATAGCGGTGCCCAGCAAATAATGTGTGGACTGTCCGATATTATTATCGCTGGTGGCGCTGAAAGCATGAGCACTGCGCCGTACTATTTGCGGAATGTTCGCTATGGGTACGGGGCAGGAAACGGCGAAATTCTTGATTCCAATACGGAAAGTCAGCCTCGTGCTCAACCGATTGAAACATATGGCGCCTTAACGATGGGGATGACTGCCGAGAACTTGGCTGTAAAATATTCGATTTCCCGAAGCGAACAAGATGAGTTCGCCTTAAGAAGCCAGGAAAATGCGAAAAGAGCGATCGAATCGGGACTGTTCGCGGATCAGATTGTCCCATTTGAAGTGAAGACGAAAAAGGGATCGGTTGAATTTAAAGTAGATGAGCATCCGAGGGAAACAACATTTGAAAAATTGTCCCAGTTAAAACCTGTTTTTAAAGAAAACGGCACAGTAACGGCCGGTAACACAAGTGGCCGTAATGATGGGGCAGGTGTGATCATCCTGATGTCGGAAGAAGCTGCTGCACAGTATGATAAAAAGCCGAAAGCAAAAATTATTGCACAGGCTGTAGCGGGGGTTTCGCCTGAAATTATGGGAATCGGCCCTGCACCTGCAACTCGAAAAGCATTGAAAATGGCGAATTTAACACTCGATCAAATCGGGTTGATTGAATTGAATGAAGCCTTTGCAGCGCAATCTTTAGCTGTCATTAAAGAACTTGGCATGGACGTAAACCGTGTCAATGTGAATGGCGGGGCAATCGCACTGGGTCATCCAATAGGCGGCACAGGCGGTGTATTAATGACAAAGCTGCTTCATGAAATGGAAAGGCGCGGAGAAAAATACGGTTTAGTTACATTCTGTATCGGCGGCGGACTTGGTATTACGACAATTGTTGAAAACATGCAATTGTAA
- a CDS encoding acetyl-CoA hydrolase/transferase C-terminal domain-containing protein: MNLINTDWKSHYTKKCTTAKKAIQLIESSQTIFLAPMCNEPQELVEELIRQRARLQEILLYTIVLGSPCKYADLSCQPHFTIRTFLNSSLLKKAHQNNHCDYIPMNFSDIPRWTKEEKIDVALIQVSKPNADGFCNLGLSVDVVQTLIKEATVVIAEENSHLPWTSGETLVHVSQIDCFVPSDRPLLTIPNSPPADEDIAIGNYVAALVPDYATIQVGVGKLAGSIVRSLRSKVGLGVHSGSISDDIMELINLGVITNERKEINRHKTVCTTLTGTNVLYDFCHHNKSVELYPVSYTHNAAIISKTSNFNSINSALEISLSGQINAEQVEDSYVVAGVGGQMDFIHGSKLSPGGRAIIALPSTAKNGTESRIKVHTKYVTSLKSEIDYVVTEYGVAKLFGKSLRERAESLIAIAHPKFRAALTEQYNQFV, from the coding sequence ATGAACTTGATTAATACCGATTGGAAATCCCACTATACAAAAAAATGTACCACTGCAAAAAAAGCAATCCAGCTTATTGAATCCTCTCAAACAATATTTTTGGCACCGATGTGTAATGAACCTCAAGAACTTGTTGAAGAATTAATTCGTCAAAGGGCGCGTTTACAAGAGATTTTATTATATACCATCGTTTTAGGTAGTCCGTGCAAATATGCGGATCTATCATGTCAACCACACTTTACAATCCGAACATTTTTAAATTCATCCTTATTGAAAAAAGCACACCAAAATAATCATTGTGATTACATTCCTATGAATTTCTCAGACATCCCAAGATGGACCAAAGAAGAGAAAATTGATGTTGCACTAATCCAGGTTTCCAAGCCAAATGCAGACGGTTTTTGTAATCTCGGTCTTTCGGTAGATGTTGTGCAGACTTTAATAAAGGAAGCGACGGTTGTCATCGCGGAAGAAAACAGCCATCTTCCTTGGACATCCGGTGAAACGCTGGTCCATGTATCACAGATTGACTGTTTTGTTCCGTCTGACCGTCCGCTACTTACGATTCCAAACAGTCCACCAGCTGACGAAGATATAGCGATCGGCAATTACGTAGCTGCGCTGGTTCCCGATTATGCGACGATACAGGTCGGGGTTGGCAAGCTTGCTGGCAGTATTGTCCGGTCACTTCGGTCAAAAGTCGGGTTAGGAGTGCATTCGGGTTCGATTTCTGATGATATTATGGAGCTCATCAATCTAGGAGTCATTACAAACGAACGTAAAGAAATTAATCGTCACAAAACCGTATGTACAACACTTACCGGAACAAACGTTTTATATGACTTCTGTCATCACAATAAAAGCGTTGAACTGTATCCGGTCAGTTACACACATAATGCGGCAATAATTTCGAAAACAAGCAATTTCAATTCAATTAACTCGGCGCTGGAAATAAGTCTGTCAGGACAAATCAATGCCGAGCAAGTTGAGGACTCCTATGTTGTGGCGGGAGTTGGCGGTCAAATGGATTTCATTCACGGTTCCAAACTTTCCCCTGGCGGAAGAGCGATTATTGCCCTGCCATCCACGGCGAAAAATGGTACGGAATCCCGGATAAAAGTTCACACAAAATACGTGACATCATTGAAGTCTGAAATCGACTATGTTGTCACAGAGTACGGTGTTGCCAAACTGTTCGGAAAGTCTTTAAGAGAACGGGCGGAAAGCTTGATTGCCATTGCGCATCCGAAGTTCCGGGCAGCTCTAACTGAACAATACAATCAATTCGTATAA
- a CDS encoding SDR family NAD(P)-dependent oxidoreductase, protein MSNLKDKVAIVTGSGRGIGRDIALLLAKEGAKVVVNDLGGGSDGLGNDTKIADEVVQEIQELGGEAVANYDSVADYDSASNIVDTALSRFGRLDIVVNNAGILRDRMLFKMSEEEWDAVIAVHLKGSFNMTRAASTIFKEQKSGRFIHFTSTSGLIGNVGQANYSAAKLGIVGLSKSTALDMARYNVTSNAIAPFAWSRLIGTIPAETEDEKERVERLKQLSPAHIAPLVAFLASDEAADISGQIFGVRGKEIMVFSQPRPIRSVFNAKGWSVDSLSAIKGSLQSSFTPLEGSAQVFPYAPLV, encoded by the coding sequence GTGTCGAATTTAAAGGATAAAGTTGCAATCGTTACAGGTTCCGGTCGAGGCATTGGACGAGATATTGCCTTACTTTTAGCAAAAGAAGGGGCAAAAGTTGTTGTCAATGATTTGGGCGGAGGATCAGACGGGCTAGGGAATGATACAAAAATTGCCGATGAAGTAGTACAGGAAATACAGGAACTTGGCGGAGAAGCTGTAGCCAACTATGATTCCGTTGCAGATTATGACTCCGCTTCCAATATTGTAGACACAGCGCTCTCAAGATTCGGACGCTTGGATATCGTCGTGAATAATGCAGGTATTTTACGTGACCGTATGCTATTTAAAATGAGCGAGGAAGAATGGGATGCCGTGATTGCGGTTCATTTAAAAGGTTCCTTCAATATGACGCGGGCAGCATCAACGATCTTTAAGGAGCAAAAAAGTGGACGCTTTATTCATTTCACTTCCACTTCAGGGTTAATCGGGAATGTGGGGCAAGCCAATTATTCTGCGGCCAAATTAGGAATTGTCGGGTTAAGTAAAAGCACGGCGCTGGATATGGCCAGATATAATGTCACATCGAATGCGATTGCCCCATTTGCATGGAGCCGATTAATCGGGACAATTCCTGCAGAGACAGAAGATGAAAAAGAGCGCGTGGAAAGACTGAAACAGCTTTCACCGGCTCATATTGCGCCATTAGTTGCTTTTTTGGCATCGGATGAAGCTGCCGATATTTCGGGTCAAATATTTGGTGTGCGAGGAAAAGAAATTATGGTATTTTCTCAGCCGCGCCCGATTCGCTCGGTATTCAATGCAAAAGGCTGGTCTGTTGATAGCTTAAGTGCAATTAAAGGATCGCTTCAATCAAGTTTTACACCGCTTGAAGGTAGTGCCCAAGTCTTTCCGTATGCTCCGTTAGTGTAA
- a CDS encoding acyl-CoA dehydrogenase family protein, producing MDFQLPPDLLEMKKSIRDFIDNVVDPLADQIDREDRIPEHLMKMSKEMGLFGLSIPAEYGGTGIDMVGKCSLFEEIGRTSNGYMTVIGAHTGIGSVGIVELGTEEQKRKYLPRLASGDIIGAFALTETTAGSHAAALKTTAVRKGDKYILNGAKQYITNAPIAGVFTVMAATDPSKGAKGITSFLVDKSAPGLIIGKTEEKMGLRGSHSSEIFFEDCEVPVENVLGEEGLGYVNALTILANGRAGLAARNLGSSQKLFELSVKYAHEREQFGKPIFEQQIIQHYLAEMALDIETLRSFTYRVAWMVDQGLNVMKEAAMAKLLGSEIYNRIADKAVQIHGGLGYMKDFPVERFYRDARITKIYEGTSEIQKNIIAAQIHKDYMKKAPSATMN from the coding sequence ATGGACTTTCAGCTGCCACCCGATTTACTTGAAATGAAAAAATCGATCCGGGATTTTATAGACAATGTAGTGGATCCACTTGCAGACCAGATTGACCGTGAAGACCGCATTCCAGAACATCTTATGAAAATGTCGAAAGAGATGGGGTTATTCGGTCTAAGCATCCCTGCTGAATATGGCGGTACGGGTATTGATATGGTCGGGAAATGTAGTCTCTTTGAAGAAATCGGGCGCACATCGAATGGTTATATGACGGTAATTGGTGCCCACACCGGCATTGGGTCTGTCGGGATTGTGGAATTGGGGACAGAAGAGCAGAAGCGGAAATATTTACCGCGCTTGGCTTCAGGTGACATCATTGGTGCGTTTGCTTTAACCGAAACGACTGCCGGTTCCCATGCGGCGGCGCTAAAAACAACTGCTGTTCGTAAAGGGGACAAATATATACTAAATGGTGCAAAGCAATATATTACAAATGCCCCGATTGCAGGAGTTTTTACAGTGATGGCTGCGACCGATCCATCGAAAGGTGCAAAGGGGATCACTTCATTTCTCGTAGATAAAAGCGCTCCCGGTTTAATCATCGGTAAAACAGAAGAAAAAATGGGACTTCGCGGATCCCATTCTTCTGAAATTTTCTTTGAGGATTGTGAAGTTCCGGTCGAAAATGTGCTTGGTGAAGAAGGATTAGGTTACGTTAATGCTTTAACCATTTTGGCAAATGGACGTGCAGGCCTCGCAGCGAGAAACTTAGGTTCGTCCCAAAAGCTATTTGAGTTATCCGTCAAATATGCGCATGAGCGTGAACAGTTCGGTAAACCAATTTTTGAACAGCAAATCATTCAGCATTACTTGGCGGAAATGGCTTTGGATATCGAGACATTACGATCCTTTACGTACCGAGTAGCATGGATGGTGGACCAGGGGTTGAATGTCATGAAAGAGGCAGCGATGGCAAAGCTTTTAGGTTCGGAAATTTATAATCGCATTGCGGATAAAGCTGTTCAAATCCATGGTGGTCTCGGCTATATGAAAGATTTTCCTGTTGAAAGATTCTACCGGGATGCCCGTATTACAAAAATATATGAAGGTACATCCGAAATTCAAAAAAACATCATTGCTGCTCAAATTCATAAAGACTATATGAAGAAAGCACCGTCAGCAACGATGAATTAA
- a CDS encoding MaoC family dehydratase N-terminal domain-containing protein, with the protein MIFLSTGLKEKVGLKLESYTFRVEKGKIRELAQAIGDLKEEYLNGEAVPPTFPTVIDFWGGGASSSELLNLNMKKVLHGEQEYEYFREIVPDEEITVHGVIEKAYTKAAMNFFVIRKDYMDKQGETILISRSTIIERH; encoded by the coding sequence GTGATTTTTTTGAGTACAGGGCTTAAGGAAAAAGTTGGCCTGAAATTAGAATCCTACACCTTTCGAGTTGAAAAAGGAAAAATCAGAGAATTGGCACAAGCGATTGGCGATTTAAAAGAGGAGTATTTGAACGGAGAAGCAGTACCACCGACATTCCCAACAGTGATCGACTTCTGGGGTGGGGGTGCCTCTTCGTCCGAACTATTGAATTTAAATATGAAAAAAGTTCTCCATGGTGAGCAGGAGTATGAATATTTCAGGGAAATCGTTCCAGATGAAGAAATTACCGTACATGGTGTAATTGAAAAAGCGTATACAAAAGCGGCGATGAACTTCTTTGTTATACGCAAGGACTACATGGACAAACAAGGTGAAACGATTTTAATCAGCCGATCTACGATTATCGAAAGGCATTAG
- a CDS encoding MaoC/PaaZ C-terminal domain-containing protein gives MEVGQTLEPLQKDEITHTQLVRYAGASGDFNPIHTVVPFADAADLGGVIAHGMLVMGFVGQAIGQWFEVKDLKKFTTRFKAMTRPGERITVQGRIVDENEACWICEAEAVNEDVEVKVKAFFEVKK, from the coding sequence ATGGAAGTTGGCCAGACACTGGAACCTTTACAGAAGGATGAAATAACACATACACAACTCGTTCGATATGCGGGTGCATCCGGCGATTTCAACCCGATCCATACCGTTGTCCCATTTGCTGATGCAGCAGATTTAGGCGGGGTCATTGCACATGGCATGCTGGTGATGGGTTTTGTCGGACAGGCAATTGGACAATGGTTTGAAGTGAAGGATTTGAAGAAATTCACAACGAGATTCAAAGCAATGACAAGGCCGGGAGAAAGAATAACGGTTCAAGGCCGAATTGTTGATGAAAATGAAGCTTGCTGGATTTGTGAGGCGGAAGCGGTCAATGAAGATGTGGAAGTAAAAGTGAAGGCGTTTTTTGAGGTGAAAAAATAA